The nucleotide sequence GGGGCATGGCCGtccccgggggctgccgggagcccTGACCCCGGAGGAGAGCGAGTGGGCGGGTGGGCAGCACCCGGGGCTCTGAGTGGGGACAGGGGGGTCCTTGGGGCCTCAGGGTGGGGTGGGAGCCCTCGCAGCGCATGGCAGGCTCATGCCCCCAAGCTGAGCGGTGACCATGCCTCTGGGACAGGACAAGCCGGACTTTGTGAAGCGCCGGGTGCGGAAGCTGCTGACAGCTGGCGTGGTGTCCGCTCTCGCCTGCATAGTGAAGAGTGAGAACCCGGCACTCACTGACTCCTGCCGGGAGCTGATTTCCAGGTACGGGGTGTGCAGGGGGGTGGCAGAGAGGGAGTTGGGTTCCTGCCCTCATCCTCCCAGCGATCTGACGTGCCTGTGGCGAATGCAAGCTGCTAAGAACAGAAAGTGTCCAGGAGCGGCGTAGCCTGGGCCCGCTGCGGGTGCCTGGGCTCTGTTGGGACCCACTGCGGCAGGTCCCCAGCTCCGGCATTGTCCCTAGGGTGTTCCTGGCGCTGGTGGAGGAGGCGGAGGACCGGGGCGGTGTGGTGGCACAGGGAGGAGGCAAGGTGAGGGGACTGGCCCCGCAGTGCTGCCATGGGGctccggggagggctggggggctgtggCATGGCAGGGGACCGTGCTGACTCCGTCCTGCGCAAGACGTGGGGCTGTGGGACTGGCTGCTGTGACTCTGCCTGCAGGCTCTCATCCCCCTGTCCCTGGAGGGCACCGAGGTGGGGCAGACCAAGGCGGCTCAGGCCCTGGCAAAGATCACCATCACCTCCAACCCCGAGCTGGCCTTCCCCGGAGAGCGGGTCAGTGGGGGGGGACCGGCTGGGGAGGACGGGCCTGCCCAGGTGGTCCAGGCTGTGGTGGAGCTGCCGTGGGCACAGACTCGCCCCCCGCGCTGCTGTGGCTGGGCACGTGTCTGCTCTGGGGATACGTTGGGCTGAGCAGGGCCCGGAGGGGCAGCCCCAGCGGGACTGGGGCAGGGTGGGCTTCGGCGCCTCCTCGCCCACCAGGAAGGGGCTTGGTAGCCCTGGAGCTAAAGGGCCACCGGTCCGAGGTGGGATTTGCGCCCTGGAACTGCCAGCAGGGGTTTGCCCTTCCCTGAGGAGTGGGGCAAGACCCTTGGTGTTCTGCACAGAGAGGACCTAGGCCTGACtgtgggagcagctctgcctttAGGCTGGGCTCAGGGGGCTCCCCACACCCCCCTTCCCCCCGGGGTGCAGAGTCCCTGCCCCTCGCGGGGGGTCCGAGCCCTGTGCTGCCATCTCCACAGATCTACGAGGTGGTCCGGCCCCTGGTGAGCCTCCTGCACCTTCAGCGCACGGGACTGGAGAACTTCGAGGGGCTGATGGCCTTGACCAACCTGGCTGGGATCAGCGAGAGGCTGCGGTAGGAGCtgcaccggggcgggggggagagccGGAGGGGTGCAGCCCTGGGTGGGCAGCGCTGACGCCTGCCCCGCTGCAGGCAGAAGATCCTGAAGGAGAAGGCCGTGCCCATGATCGAGGGGTACATGTTTGAGGAGCACGAGCTGATCCGGCTGGCGGCCACGGAGTGCATGTGCAACATGGCCatgagcaaggaggtgagggctgcgcaggggcaggctggggggctgctcccggccccccaaacccccacaccccccctcctcctcctcctcggcagGTGCAGGAGCTGTTCCTGGCTGAGGGTAGCGACCGGCTGAAGCTGATGGTCCTGTACAGCGGGGAGGAGGATGAGAAGCTGCGGCGGGCGGCCTCGGGGACCCTGGCCATGCTGACCGCTCTGCACCCCGCCATCTGCAAGCGCATCCCCCAGGTGGTGAGTGACCAGCAGTGCAGCGGGGGGCACCCAGACCCCCCAGGACAGCACCCGCCATCCCCTACGCCCTCCCTGCTGGAGTGGGGTCCTGGTGCTGGCCCTGGGAGCCACAGGGCAGCCTCTCCTGGCCTCTGCGCCAGGGTcggggggctctgggggcccCTCTCGCGAGGGGCTGCGCTGAGGgtggccccgctccccccgcagaCGGTGCACTGGCTGGAGATCCTGCAGGCCCTGCTGCTGAGCCCCAGCACCGAGCTGCAGCACCGTGGCGCCGTGGTGGTGATGAATATGGTGGCGGCGGAGCGGGAGGTGGCGGAGCAGCTCATGGCCAGCGAGACACTGGAGATCCTCTCCGTGCTAGCCAAGGACGACCAAGACAAGCCCCGCGTGGCCCAGGCAGCCAAGGCGAGCCTGGCCCAGGCCGTGGCTTACGGCCTCATCCAGCCCAACCCCAGCCAGGCCTGAGGCTGCCCGACACTGACTCACATGCTGCTCAGGGACGGTTGCTCACCGCTCGGGGCTGGTTGCCCACTGCTCGGGGATGGTTGCCACTCTGCTGCCCCAGGGCTATGGCTGCGCTGGGGGCACCTGTCCGGTGCCCCGGGGGCCAGGGGGGAGGATGGGGCTGGCCGCTGCCACCGTCTGCCTTaaccgggggggccggggccccgCCCGGCGACACCGATCGCACTAAAGCTGCTCTTGGACCACGGCCCGGGCTCTGTCCATCTTTCCGTCCATCCGTCGgtcgcgccgcccccccccgggtgCCGTCTCCTCCCCCCCGTCCCGCCCCCCGTCCCGCCCCGTCATGGCGGCTCCGCGCCGCTCCTGGTTCGTCTTCGGCTTCAGCACCGAGGAGGCGGCGGGAgaaccggggccggggccgggcccgcggcggcTGGAGCCGGGCCCCGGGGGGCTCCGCCGCGTGTGGCCCGCCTGGAGCTACGTGGTGGTGGAGACCGGTGAGCGCCCGAGGCCGGTGCCCCCGGTCCCCGTTCCTGCCGCGGGTCCCCATTTCCCGCGCCGCTCCCCTCGGTCTATCCCGTCCGCTCCCCCCCGCTCCCTGACGCCGGTTCCCCGGGAtgtcccctccttcccctccaaacCCCCCGGCGGCGCTGGTCCCCCCCGGGGTGTTCCCGTTGCCCCGGAatgccccgtgtccccccccccagcgccgTTTTCCCGGGATGTCCCGTTCGCCCACCGCGCCCCGAGGTGCCGGTTCCCCCGGGACGCTCCGTCGCCCCCCCCCAGCGCCGGTTCTCCGGGATGTCcccttctccccacctccccatccccccGAGGCGCCGGTTCCCCCGGGATCCCCCCATCCTTCCCCGCTGCTCACGGCCCCGGTGCGGCAGGCGCGGGGCTGGAGCTGCGGagcgcggggctgcggcggcggctgcggggctgggccGAGGCGCTGCCCTCCGAGACCCACCTGGTgctgcggggggcggcgggggcccgcGCCTGGCCGagggcggcggcgctgggggcgGCGCCGCTGGGCCCCCCCGCCTGgagccgggcgctgccgccggggcctcgccgccccccgccgctcccgctgCTGCCCGGAGGGttcgcccggccccggccgcccttcttcacccccctgccccggggggtGCGGGCCCGCCGGCTGGTCCTGGGCCATGAGCACGTCCTGGCGCTGGGCGCCCGCGGGGAGGTTTACGCGTGGGGCGGCGGCAGGTGAGCGCgggggggggccgtggggggcaggaggggtgtGGGGGAGGATGCGGGTGTAGGGTGCGGCCACCCCGTGGAAGGGGTGCAAGGGAGAAGGGGGGGGTGTAGGGGGTATGAAGGGGACGGGGAGGAATGggggggcaggagaaggggggcagcagggagggacgGCGGTGGGTTTGCCGGGGGGGTcaggaggggaagagggaacGTGTGGGATTAAGGATACTGGGGAGGAgtgtgctggggggggacagagaggaagacgggggtgcaggagggagaaCGGGGAGGATGTGGGGGATACAGGAGGGACTGTGGGGGCTGCAGGTGAGAGGATGTTGGGTGGGGGGGTCACCGCAGGGTCTGAGCCCCCCGTTAGCTTGCAGGCCTAAGACAAACCAGTTCAGGTTTCTGTAGCGTTGACTGATTAATCACCACGGTAAAATAATGAAGTGATAATTACCTGATCAGTAAACTAATCGGCTGGTAAACACACCGCCCTTTGTGCGTGTGCCCCTGCCACAACCCCCTGTCACTGGGGTCCTGGGGGCCaggccggcagcagcagcagcacgggCAGGAGGGGCTCGGTCAGGACCGTGGGCTCACGATGGGGCAGGGGGGCCCGAGGGCGGTGGGGTGtgggtctgtctgtctgtgtctgtccCTGTGCGTCTCTCCGCAGGCACGGGCAGCTCGGCCACGGGACGCTGGAGTCGGAGCTGCAGCCGCGGCTGGTGGAGGCGTTGGCCGGCGTGGCGATGCGGGCGGTGGCGGCCGGCGGGTGGCATTCGGCCAGCGTGAGCGGTGAGGGGCCGTGCGGGCGCGGAGGGTTGGGGCGGCCGGCAGCAGCGTATGGCCCTGGCACTCCCGAGCCCCACGTCACCGTTACCCCCGGTCCCGGGGGTGTGCGGcgctgggctgtgctggtgccCCTGCAGCACCCAACCGCTGCTGCAATGGGGGGGTCAGCGCCGAGCTCTGCTCCGGGGACACCCCTGATGCACTTCCCCCCTCCCGCAGAGGCCGGAGATCTCTACATGTGGGGCTGGAATGAGTCGGGCCAGCTGGCTCTGCCCTCCAAAGCACTGGCGGAGGAGCGGGCACAGGACAAGGACACGGGGGCAGGTGAGGGTGCTGCTGGTCGGggtgggggcagtgggggggtGCTGGGTCCCTGCGGCGGTGCTGGCAGTTTGGTGTGGGGTCAGCAGTTGGTGTGAAGCCAGTAGCTCTGTGTGGGGAT is from Strix aluco isolate bStrAlu1 chromosome 12, bStrAlu1.hap1, whole genome shotgun sequence and encodes:
- the RCCD1 gene encoding RCC1 domain-containing protein 1 isoform X3: MAAPRRSWFVFGFSTEEAAGEPGPGPGPRRLEPGPGGLRRVWPAWSYVVVETGAGLELRSAGLRRRLRGWAEALPSETHLVLRGAAGARAWPRAAALGAAPLGPPAWSRALPPGPRRPPPLPLLPGGFARPRPPFFTPLPRGVRARRLVLGHEHVLALGARGEVYAWGGGRHGQLGHGTLESELQPRLVEALAGVAMRAVAAGGWHSASVSEAGDLYMWGWNESGQLALPSKALAEERAQDKDTGAGDAEVTPRREPPAAEDTTFVSIQAFPALLDLPQEQEVSGVSCGSRHTAVVTRGTAATAQSRTP
- the RCCD1 gene encoding RCC1 domain-containing protein 1 isoform X1, which translates into the protein MAAPRRSWFVFGFSTEEAAGEPGPGPGPRRLEPGPGGLRRVWPAWSYVVVETGAGLELRSAGLRRRLRGWAEALPSETHLVLRGAAGARAWPRAAALGAAPLGPPAWSRALPPGPRRPPPLPLLPGGFARPRPPFFTPLPRGVRARRLVLGHEHVLALGARGEVYAWGGGRHGQLGHGTLESELQPRLVEALAGVAMRAVAAGGWHSASVSEAGDLYMWGWNESGQLALPSKALAEERAQDKDTGAGDAEVTPRREPPAAEDTTFVSIQAFPALLDLPQEQEVSGVSCGSRHTAVVTRGGELYTWGWGKYGQLGHGDSGSCDRPRRVQYLEAEGLRAEEVVCGPWTTYVCVLEP
- the RCCD1 gene encoding RCC1 domain-containing protein 1 isoform X2 → MAAPRRSWFVFGFSTEEAAGEPGPGPGPRRLEPGPGGLRRVWPAWSYVVVETGAGLELRSAGLRRRLRGWAEALPSETHLVLRGAAGARAWPRAAALGAAPLGPPAWSRALPPGPRRPPPLPLLPGGFARPRPPFFTPLPRGVRARRLVLGHEHVLALGARGEVYAWGGGRHGQLGHGTLESELQPRLVEALAGVAMRAVAAGGWHSASVSEAGDLYMWGWNESGQLALPSKALAEERAQDKDTGAGDAEVTPRREPPAAEDTTFVSIQAFPALLDLPQEQEVSGVSCGSRHTAVVTRKYGQLGHGDSGSCDRPRRVQYLEAEGLRAEEVVCGPWTTYVCVLEP